From one Deinococcus aetherius genomic stretch:
- a CDS encoding tetratricopeptide repeat protein translates to MNALPQPPDLPPAGPWGPVPRPLAEELARGGLLARLLAAEERLIVLAAGSGFGKTTLLAQYARAASGRGGRGVSWLSLRPDDAMPATLAASVLSALVPVLSPEEVRDLRRSAAAGAPPARLAASLGAHLNALPFGVSLVLDHAERLGPDAQGWLTALLDALGEGHHVLIAAYDASNLELARRRARGDALVLGPGELAFSEAETRAFLAARGSTLDPAQAHRALEGWPIGLGLLAAGGPAPPDPADLVRELLARLTPGQQSVLADLSVLEEWSAPGASGMGLTWPPGLMRVARQAGLPLTPLGDDRWRPHRLLRAELEAALLRDPARHARLHGVAALAAEARGGVLEATRHHHLAGREGDVRRLALALVPALEERAEHHLVREVLGPLGEAGLPPALRRALAVAQIETGEQGRGEAALLALRAARQADARALTYLARRALGLGHPEEALALLDEAEGVAEGPALTGARQARATVYWELGRPEDARTVAENVVGRAEASGDAADLAGGLSLLALCHTGMGEYGAAVPLLERAVALYDSLGLPGRATVERNNLATLYAFQGRLEEARGQLERALAHAQAAGVRHLPLLLGTLGDVHRHAGRFRDALDAYARARQAAREVGAPDGLEGVTWVRAVEAARRAGDAGAARLALDRARLAVAGTPERSALDLPLAAELAFQEGLIAFGDARPADARPLFTAALGAEPDAALRARVYLAELARRAGQLARADLAEVVARLDALGGDGLLRPDAPAVGGLYAEAVRRGWWPERFGPPLSAAGAPSMPTLTLRTLGPLEVRVGEREVRLPFAKCGELLAWLALYGPAAREQIVDALWDGTVTPSQLEYFKVVVRRARASLAEGGGLDFNPLPFEGGTYRLSPRFEVRADVVALARAAESGEERAMREVLMSYRGEFLSGARGEWVELVRRRALDDAVTVALMLGAKVEAASPREALHAYRRAVELDPLNEDAHRGVIRVLTALGDEASANVARRAHRRVLEDELGEGHSTS, encoded by the coding sequence GTGAACGCCCTGCCGCAGCCGCCCGACCTTCCGCCCGCCGGTCCCTGGGGACCGGTTCCGCGCCCCCTGGCGGAAGAACTGGCGCGCGGGGGGCTCCTGGCCCGGCTGCTGGCGGCCGAGGAGCGGCTGATCGTCCTCGCGGCGGGCTCGGGGTTCGGGAAGACGACCCTGCTCGCGCAGTACGCCCGCGCGGCGTCCGGACGGGGTGGGCGGGGGGTGAGCTGGCTGAGCCTGCGGCCCGACGACGCCATGCCTGCCACCCTGGCGGCCTCCGTCCTGTCGGCCCTCGTGCCGGTGCTGTCGCCGGAGGAGGTGCGCGACCTGCGCCGGTCGGCCGCTGCGGGGGCGCCTCCCGCCCGGCTCGCGGCCTCGCTGGGGGCGCACCTCAACGCCCTTCCCTTCGGCGTCTCCCTCGTGCTCGACCATGCCGAGCGGCTCGGCCCGGACGCCCAGGGGTGGCTCACCGCCCTGCTCGACGCGCTGGGCGAGGGCCACCACGTGTTGATTGCCGCCTACGACGCCTCGAACCTCGAACTCGCCCGCCGCCGGGCGCGGGGCGACGCCCTGGTGCTGGGCCCGGGAGAGCTGGCCTTCAGCGAGGCCGAGACGCGCGCCTTCCTCGCTGCGCGGGGCTCCACGCTCGACCCGGCGCAGGCCCACCGCGCGCTGGAGGGCTGGCCCATCGGGCTGGGGCTGCTCGCCGCGGGCGGGCCTGCGCCGCCGGACCCCGCCGACCTCGTGCGTGAGCTGCTCGCCCGCCTCACCCCCGGGCAGCAATCGGTGCTGGCCGACCTCAGCGTGCTGGAGGAGTGGAGTGCCCCCGGGGCCAGCGGGATGGGCCTCACCTGGCCCCCGGGCCTGATGCGCGTGGCCCGGCAGGCGGGCTTGCCCCTCACGCCCCTGGGGGACGACCGCTGGCGCCCCCACCGCCTGCTGCGCGCCGAACTGGAGGCGGCCCTGCTGCGCGACCCGGCGCGGCACGCGCGGCTGCACGGGGTCGCCGCCCTTGCCGCCGAGGCGCGCGGCGGGGTGCTGGAGGCCACACGCCACCACCACCTCGCGGGGCGGGAGGGAGACGTCCGGCGCCTTGCTCTCGCGCTGGTCCCCGCCCTGGAGGAGCGCGCCGAGCACCACCTCGTGCGGGAGGTCCTGGGGCCCCTGGGGGAGGCTGGGCTGCCCCCCGCCCTGCGCCGGGCCCTGGCGGTCGCCCAGATCGAGACGGGGGAGCAGGGGCGCGGCGAGGCGGCGCTGCTCGCGCTGCGGGCGGCCAGGCAGGCGGACGCGCGGGCCCTGACCTACCTCGCGCGGCGGGCGCTGGGGCTGGGCCACCCCGAGGAGGCGCTGGCCCTGCTGGACGAGGCCGAGGGGGTGGCCGAGGGCCCGGCGCTGACGGGGGCCCGCCAGGCGCGCGCCACCGTGTACTGGGAACTGGGGCGGCCCGAGGACGCCCGGACGGTGGCCGAAAACGTGGTGGGGCGCGCCGAGGCGAGCGGCGACGCGGCGGACCTCGCGGGGGGGCTGAGCCTGCTCGCGCTGTGCCACACCGGGATGGGCGAGTACGGCGCGGCGGTGCCGCTGCTGGAGCGCGCGGTCGCGCTGTACGACTCGCTGGGCCTGCCCGGGCGGGCGACGGTGGAGCGCAACAACCTCGCCACCCTCTACGCCTTTCAGGGCCGACTGGAGGAGGCGCGCGGGCAACTGGAGCGCGCCCTCGCCCACGCGCAGGCGGCGGGCGTGCGCCACCTGCCGCTGCTGCTGGGAACGCTGGGGGACGTGCACCGCCACGCCGGACGGTTCAGGGACGCGCTGGACGCCTACGCCCGCGCCCGGCAGGCGGCGCGCGAGGTGGGCGCGCCCGACGGGCTGGAGGGGGTCACCTGGGTCCGCGCGGTGGAGGCGGCCCGCCGGGCCGGGGACGCGGGAGCCGCCCGGCTCGCCCTGGACCGCGCCCGGCTGGCGGTGGCGGGCACGCCGGAGCGCAGCGCCCTGGACCTGCCCCTGGCCGCCGAACTCGCCTTTCAGGAGGGGCTGATCGCCTTTGGGGACGCCCGGCCCGCCGACGCGCGGCCCCTGTTCACGGCGGCGCTCGGCGCGGAACCCGACGCGGCCCTGCGCGCCCGGGTCTACCTCGCCGAACTCGCGCGCCGGGCCGGGCAGCTCGCGCGGGCCGACCTGGCCGAGGTCGTCGCGCGGCTCGACGCCCTCGGCGGGGACGGCCTGCTGCGTCCCGACGCGCCCGCCGTGGGGGGCCTGTACGCGGAGGCCGTGCGCCGGGGCTGGTGGCCGGAACGCTTCGGGCCGCCCCTGAGCGCGGCGGGGGCGCCGAGCATGCCCACCCTCACGCTGCGCACCCTCGGCCCCCTGGAGGTCCGGGTGGGCGAGCGGGAGGTCCGCCTGCCCTTCGCCAAGTGCGGTGAACTCCTCGCGTGGCTCGCCCTGTACGGGCCCGCCGCCCGCGAGCAGATCGTGGACGCCCTGTGGGACGGCACCGTGACGCCCTCGCAACTGGAGTACTTCAAGGTGGTGGTCCGGCGCGCCCGCGCGTCGCTCGCCGAGGGCGGGGGGCTCGACTTCAACCCGCTGCCCTTCGAGGGGGGGACCTACCGCCTCTCCCCGCGCTTCGAGGTGCGGGCCGACGTAGTGGCCCTCGCGCGCGCCGCCGAGTCGGGCGAGGAGCGGGCGATGCGCGAGGTGCTGATGAGCTACCGGGGCGAGTTCCTGAGCGGGGCGCGCGGGGAGTGGGTGGAACTGGTGCGCCGCCGCGCCCTGGACGACGCGGTGACCGTCGCCCTGATGCTGGGGGCGAAGGTGGAGGCGGCCTCTCCCCGGGAAGCCCTGCACGCCTACCGCCGGGCGGTGGAACTCGACCCCCTGAACGAGGACGCGCACCGGGGCGTGATCCGGGTCCTGACGGCGCTGGGGGACGAGGCAAGCGCCAACGTCGCGCGCCGGGCCCACCGGCGGGTGCTGGAGGACGAGCTGGGCGAGGGGCATTCCACCAGCTGA
- a CDS encoding type IV toxin-antitoxin system AbiEi family antitoxin domain-containing protein, with protein sequence MRAKSTTEVQQFVERQPEGAPFSPTELLLYGTRASIDRALSRLTKDGVIERVARGIYVKPKRSRIVGKVLPSPVAVARTYARARGIPVTTPGAQVLADYGLSTQTPVTPVLSAGVSGKKTLKIGNRQVTLRHAPRYVLRQAGTPAGDALAALHHLSRHRPDEGHAVLAQLDVATFDRLLELRPTLPGWLADLITTHARGAVYPGSVRP encoded by the coding sequence ATGCGCGCGAAGTCCACCACGGAAGTCCAGCAGTTCGTGGAGCGGCAACCCGAGGGCGCGCCATTCTCCCCGACGGAACTGCTGCTGTACGGCACGCGCGCAAGCATCGACCGGGCGCTCTCCCGCTTGACCAAGGACGGCGTGATCGAGCGGGTGGCGCGCGGGATCTACGTCAAGCCTAAACGCAGCCGTATCGTCGGCAAGGTCCTGCCCAGCCCGGTGGCGGTTGCCAGGACCTACGCGCGAGCGCGCGGCATTCCCGTCACCACCCCTGGGGCCCAGGTGCTCGCCGACTACGGCCTCAGCACCCAGACGCCGGTGACGCCGGTGCTCAGCGCCGGGGTGAGCGGCAAGAAGACCCTCAAGATCGGCAACCGTCAGGTGACCCTCCGGCACGCACCCAGGTACGTGCTACGGCAGGCGGGCACCCCTGCTGGCGACGCCCTCGCCGCGCTGCACCACCTGAGCCGCCACCGCCCGGACGAGGGCCACGCCGTCCTTGCCCAGCTGGACGTCGCCACCTTCGACCGACTGCTCGAACTGCGCCCCACCCTGCCCGGCTGGCTCGCTGACCTGATCACCACTCACGCCCGGGGAGCGGTTTACCCGGGGAGCGTGCGGCCTTGA
- a CDS encoding nucleotidyl transferase AbiEii/AbiGii toxin family protein — protein sequence MRSRWRSREGPAPQGDAAVTRFSEDLDITLGLLGASGRTPQDLARMSRDARDTVIADLGLQAQAFVRDRILPHLRAAAPALDARVQVVTEGEPAALQLALRYPTVLSAGTAHIRRRVLLEFGGKNRIEPREQCIIRTYLGEDAQVREAVELPEATVEVLDARRTFWDKLTALQVACAQPQKLRRLVHFSRHLLGLHVLMQGGIGPAALADVALRDDVIATKTVLFREAGVDDADCCTGKAVIVPQGEVLRALEQDYREMEASGMFGGEGISLRDILATLRQVRERLGREAAAPGEVTGDP from the coding sequence GTGAGGTCCCGATGGCGTTCAAGGGAGGGACCAGCCCCCCAGGGGGACGCTGCCGTCACCCGCTTCAGCGAGGATCTCGACATCACCCTGGGCCTGCTCGGCGCGTCGGGTCGCACGCCCCAAGACCTCGCCAGGATGTCGCGCGATGCGCGGGACACGGTCATCGCCGACTTGGGGCTTCAGGCCCAGGCCTTCGTGCGGGACCGGATCCTGCCCCACCTGCGCGCGGCGGCACCCGCCCTCGACGCGCGGGTGCAGGTCGTCACGGAGGGAGAGCCCGCCGCCCTGCAACTGGCCCTGCGCTACCCGACCGTCCTCTCGGCGGGCACGGCACACATCCGGCGGCGCGTGCTGCTGGAGTTCGGGGGCAAGAACCGCATCGAGCCGCGTGAGCAGTGCATCATCCGCACCTACCTCGGCGAGGACGCCCAGGTGCGGGAAGCAGTGGAGCTGCCCGAGGCGACAGTCGAAGTTCTCGACGCGCGGCGGACCTTCTGGGACAAGCTCACGGCGCTGCAGGTGGCCTGTGCCCAACCACAGAAGCTGCGTCGGCTGGTCCACTTCTCCCGCCACCTGCTCGGCCTGCACGTGCTGATGCAGGGAGGGATTGGCCCCGCCGCGCTGGCGGACGTGGCGCTGCGTGACGACGTCATCGCCACGAAGACCGTCCTCTTCCGCGAGGCGGGCGTGGATGACGCGGACTGCTGCACGGGGAAGGCCGTGATCGTGCCCCAGGGGGAGGTGCTGCGGGCGCTCGAACAGGACTACCGGGAGATGGAGGCTTCGGGCATGTTCGGCGGCGAGGGCATTTCCCTCCGCGACATCCTGGCGACGCTACGTCAGGTGCGGGAGCGACTTGGCCGTGAGGCAGCCGCGCCTGGCGAGGTGACGGGAGACCCGTAG
- a CDS encoding HU family DNA-binding protein, whose protein sequence is MTKKSTKAPAKKSAAAKAPQREAAEVEQPAPVAEAGAGESTGGRGGKVAKTQLVEQVAQQSGLTKKQAGQAVDAAMEAIVDAIKQGQSVGLPGLGTLSVKATAARTGVRPGTSERIQIPAGRKVAFKVANTLKGALGGTGDAAAAQ, encoded by the coding sequence ATGACGAAAAAGTCGACGAAGGCCCCGGCCAAGAAGTCCGCCGCTGCCAAGGCTCCCCAGCGGGAGGCGGCCGAGGTCGAGCAGCCTGCACCTGTCGCCGAGGCAGGCGCGGGCGAGTCCACCGGGGGGCGTGGCGGCAAGGTCGCCAAGACGCAACTCGTCGAGCAGGTGGCCCAGCAGAGCGGTTTGACGAAGAAACAGGCCGGTCAGGCCGTCGACGCCGCGATGGAAGCCATCGTGGACGCGATCAAGCAGGGGCAGAGCGTGGGGTTGCCCGGTCTGGGCACGCTGAGTGTGAAGGCGACCGCCGCCCGCACCGGCGTCCGCCCCGGCACCAGCGAGAGGATTCAGATCCCGGCGGGCCGCAAAGTCGCGTTCAAAGTCGCCAACACCCTCAAGGGAGCGCTCGGCGGCACGGGCGACGCGGCAGCCGCCCAGTAA
- a CDS encoding type VI secretion system baseplate subunit TssK translates to MGHAAGGAEPPLARQAATLRGEQTAVPVIGTPTVLLVTANPADQRLWIDEEMKRVQDELRTSTRQNAPQVVREDAARGEDFLRVLNRYQPQLLHFSGHRDEESRTFVDAEGSTLPLSHDRVVEAPRIAGGVRVAVFMACHSGAVAGRVVEVRGRGHRHGDGTRRRRGALVLGPLLPGARRGPERAAPRFGGRDRPP, encoded by the coding sequence GTGGGCCACGCTGCTGGGGGAGCTGAGCCTCCGCTGGCCCGCCAGGCCGCCACCCTGCGGGGAGAGCAGACCGCCGTGCCCGTCATCGGCACCCCCACCGTGCTGTTGGTCACCGCGAACCCCGCGGACCAACGGCTGTGGATCGACGAGGAGATGAAGCGCGTTCAGGACGAGTTGAGAACGTCCACCCGGCAGAACGCCCCGCAGGTGGTGCGTGAGGACGCGGCCCGGGGCGAGGATTTCCTGCGGGTCCTCAACCGCTACCAACCGCAGCTCCTGCACTTCAGCGGGCACAGGGACGAGGAGAGCCGCACCTTCGTGGACGCCGAGGGCAGCACCCTCCCCCTTTCCCACGACCGGGTGGTGGAGGCCCCGCGCATCGCCGGTGGGGTGCGTGTGGCGGTGTTCATGGCGTGCCATTCGGGCGCCGTGGCGGGACGGGTCGTGGAAGTTCGTGGACGCGGCCATCGGCATGGCGACGGAACTCGACGACGTCGTGGCGCCCTTGTCCTCGGCCCACTTCTACCAGGCGCTCGCCGAGGGCCAGAGCGGGCGGCGCCGCGCTTCGGCGGGCGTGACCGCCCGCCATGA
- a CDS encoding dihydrofolate reductase family protein yields MRRLIVLERMTLDGMFDAASMGQWDFPYHGDERAEVIFQGIQGSDAYLLGRVTYEMLAPHWSALRNNEMGVADKLNSMKKYVVSSSLEKAEWNNTTIIRGDAVEEIGRLKRQEGGDILVHGSAALVQTLLAAGLVDELQLLVHPMVVGGGARLFREAAQVLTLELVESRALPLGVLLLRYQPEKAPQ; encoded by the coding sequence ATGCGAAGACTCATCGTTCTCGAACGCATGACGCTCGACGGCATGTTCGACGCCGCGTCGATGGGACAGTGGGACTTCCCGTACCACGGCGACGAGAGGGCCGAGGTAATTTTCCAGGGCATCCAGGGCAGCGACGCGTACCTGCTGGGTCGCGTGACCTACGAGATGCTCGCGCCGCACTGGTCCGCCCTGAGGAACAACGAGATGGGCGTCGCCGACAAGTTGAACAGCATGAAGAAATACGTCGTCTCCTCAAGCCTTGAGAAAGCGGAGTGGAACAACACGACGATCATCCGGGGCGACGCGGTTGAGGAGATCGGTCGGCTCAAGCGGCAAGAGGGCGGGGACATCCTCGTGCACGGCAGCGCGGCGCTGGTCCAGACCCTGCTGGCGGCGGGGCTCGTTGACGAGCTTCAATTGCTGGTGCATCCCATGGTCGTGGGCGGCGGGGCCAGGCTCTTCCGTGAGGCGGCGCAGGTGTTGACGCTCGAGCTGGTGGAGTCGAGGGCGCTCCCCCTGGGCGTGCTCTTGCTGCGCTACCAACCGGAGAAAGCGCCTCAATGA
- a CDS encoding N-acyl homoserine lactonase family protein: MSRNAVKRLYLMQVGSMPEYQIPIVCSLVQTEDGKNILIDSGLPEIMPEGETEFENGQDVIEQLASIGLKPDDIDVVISTHYDIDHAGRHAAFTKAQYVVQRVHHLDAASNPRFAATRPEWDQPMERIRLVDGDTELLPGLTLIETSGHVPGHQSVLVRLPKTGATLLTVDAVPFAAGFTRDEQDDGSNPDAEATRASTVKLLDLAEREHVGLVIFGHDQAQWEGLKKLPEYYE; the protein is encoded by the coding sequence ATGAGCCGGAATGCCGTGAAGCGTCTTTATCTGATGCAGGTGGGATCCATGCCTGAATACCAGATTCCGATTGTTTGCTCCCTGGTGCAGACGGAGGACGGCAAAAACATCCTGATTGACAGCGGCCTCCCGGAGATCATGCCTGAAGGAGAAACTGAGTTCGAGAATGGGCAGGACGTAATCGAGCAGTTGGCGAGCATCGGCCTAAAACCGGACGATATCGATGTTGTCATCTCGACCCATTACGATATCGACCATGCCGGAAGGCACGCGGCATTCACGAAGGCACAGTATGTCGTTCAACGTGTGCATCACCTGGATGCGGCGAGTAACCCCCGTTTTGCGGCCACACGACCTGAATGGGATCAGCCCATGGAACGTATTCGGCTGGTGGACGGGGACACGGAACTGCTGCCAGGGCTGACGCTGATCGAGACGAGTGGGCATGTGCCAGGACATCAATCGGTGCTGGTGCGGCTGCCCAAAACGGGGGCGACTTTGTTGACGGTTGACGCAGTCCCCTTCGCTGCGGGCTTTACCCGTGACGAGCAGGACGACGGGAGCAACCCCGACGCCGAAGCGACCCGGGCCAGCACCGTGAAGCTGCTTGATCTGGCGGAACGCGAGCATGTCGGGTTGGTTATTTTCGGGCATGACCAGGCCCAGTGGGAAGGGCTGAAAAAGCTGCCGGAGTATTACGAGTGA
- a CDS encoding alpha/beta fold hydrolase, whose product MTYQATEGTYTELGGLNLYYERHGAPRPDQAPLVLLHGGFGATSMFSGLIPALSAGREVIAVDLQAHGRTADIDRPMRFETLGDDIAVLLGHLDLPRADVLGYSLGAGVALRFALQHPGLLRKLVVVSFPFRRSGWFQEVREGMAQIGPHAAEGLKQGPMHKLYASIAPRPDEWPRLVTRVGEVVNSEYDWADELRGFQNPALIVAGDADSFAPAHAAEFFALLGGGLRDAGWDGSGRTAHRLAVLPGATHYDILQSPLLLPAVTSFLGAP is encoded by the coding sequence ATGACCTATCAAGCCACCGAGGGCACCTACACCGAGTTGGGCGGACTGAACCTGTACTACGAGCGGCACGGCGCCCCCCGACCCGATCAGGCGCCGCTGGTCCTCTTACACGGAGGCTTCGGGGCGACCTCCATGTTCAGCGGGCTGATTCCCGCACTGTCCGCCGGGCGGGAAGTGATCGCCGTGGATTTGCAGGCACACGGCCGTACGGCGGACATCGACCGCCCGATGCGCTTCGAGACCCTGGGCGACGACATCGCTGTACTGCTGGGGCACCTGGATCTCCCCCGGGCTGACGTGCTCGGCTATTCGCTGGGGGCGGGCGTGGCCCTGAGGTTCGCCCTCCAGCACCCAGGGTTACTCCGCAAGCTGGTCGTCGTGTCGTTCCCGTTCCGCCGCAGCGGCTGGTTCCAGGAGGTACGAGAGGGTATGGCCCAGATTGGTCCTCACGCTGCGGAGGGTCTGAAGCAGGGGCCCATGCATAAGCTCTACGCCAGCATTGCCCCTCGCCCCGACGAGTGGCCGAGGCTGGTCACCCGGGTGGGCGAGGTGGTGAACAGCGAGTACGACTGGGCCGACGAACTCCGGGGGTTCCAGAATCCGGCCCTGATCGTCGCCGGGGACGCTGACAGCTTCGCTCCTGCCCACGCCGCCGAGTTCTTCGCGCTGCTGGGGGGTGGCCTGCGGGACGCGGGCTGGGACGGCTCTGGCCGAACCGCGCACCGCCTCGCCGTCCTGCCCGGCGCAACCCACTACGACATCTTGCAGTCACCTCTGTTGCTGCCCGCCGTCACTTCATTTCTCGGCGCCCCGTAG
- a CDS encoding dihydrofolate reductase family protein has protein sequence MRKVIVTEFLTLDGVYEDSTPWQSDYNPDDGQFKHDELFESGALLLGRVTYEGFARYWPTATDTGAFGERMNSLPKFVATTTLRSLEWNATALEGDVATAVEALKRQEGGNLLVYGSGTLVQTLLRHGLVDELRLMVYPLVLGNGKRLFSGGDRLPLHLTASRDLGSGVLLLTYEPATGTSPS, from the coding sequence ATGCGGAAGGTGATCGTGACCGAGTTTCTAACTCTCGACGGCGTGTACGAGGACTCCACCCCCTGGCAGAGCGACTACAACCCGGACGACGGCCAGTTCAAGCACGACGAACTCTTCGAGAGTGGCGCCCTCCTGCTGGGCCGTGTGACCTACGAGGGCTTCGCCCGGTACTGGCCGACCGCCACCGACACCGGGGCATTCGGGGAACGGATGAACAGCCTGCCGAAGTTCGTCGCCACGACCACCCTGCGCTCCCTGGAGTGGAATGCCACCGCCCTTGAGGGGGACGTGGCCACGGCGGTGGAGGCCCTGAAGCGGCAGGAGGGCGGGAACCTCCTGGTCTACGGCAGCGGCACCCTTGTCCAGACGCTGTTGCGGCACGGCCTGGTGGACGAACTGCGCCTGATGGTCTACCCGCTGGTCCTGGGGAACGGCAAGCGCCTGTTCTCGGGCGGGGACCGGCTGCCGCTGCACCTCACCGCCTCGCGGGACCTCGGCTCGGGTGTGCTGCTGTTGACCTACGAGCCTGCAACTGGGACCTCCCCGAGCTGA
- a CDS encoding alpha/beta fold hydrolase — protein MKTVSSKDGTVIAFDQSGTGPALILIHGATQYRATDRSMRQLADLLARHFTVVQYDRRGRGESTDTLPFAEEREIEDIEALIDAVGGSTFLYGMSSGAVLAMEAVTTLPTKIRKLAMYEPPFNDDEAARQRWKEYTGQLRERLAQGRRGDAMALFLRLVGVPAERIEGMRPAPTWPMNEAVAPTLAYDHGALMGDEAAVPVERAASVTVPTLILVGGASYGFMHQTAEKLARAIPDADWRTLEGQTHAVAAPVLAPVLEEFFLS, from the coding sequence ATGAAGACGGTCTCTTCTAAAGACGGCACGGTCATCGCCTTCGATCAGTCAGGAACAGGTCCGGCGCTGATCCTGATTCACGGGGCCACCCAATACCGGGCCACCGACCGGAGCATGAGACAACTGGCCGACCTGCTGGCGCGGCACTTCACCGTGGTTCAGTACGACCGTCGGGGGAGGGGCGAGAGCACGGACACCCTGCCGTTCGCTGAGGAGCGCGAGATCGAAGACATCGAGGCTCTGATCGATGCGGTGGGAGGCTCAACCTTTCTCTACGGCATGTCCAGCGGCGCCGTTCTGGCGATGGAGGCGGTCACCACGCTTCCTACCAAGATCAGGAAACTGGCGATGTACGAGCCCCCCTTCAACGACGATGAGGCCGCCCGGCAGCGGTGGAAGGAATACACCGGGCAGCTCCGGGAACGGCTGGCCCAGGGCCGCCGGGGCGACGCGATGGCGCTCTTTCTGCGGCTGGTGGGCGTCCCTGCCGAGCGGATCGAGGGAATGCGCCCGGCCCCGACGTGGCCGATGAACGAGGCGGTCGCCCCCACCCTGGCCTACGACCATGGCGCCCTGATGGGGGATGAGGCTGCGGTACCCGTGGAGCGGGCCGCCAGCGTCACGGTCCCCACGCTGATCCTGGTCGGCGGGGCCAGTTATGGGTTCATGCACCAGACGGCGGAGAAGCTCGCACGGGCCATCCCCGACGCAGACTGGCGCACCCTGGAAGGCCAGACTCACGCGGTGGCGGCACCCGTGCTCGCCCCCGTGCTGGAGGAGTTTTTCTTGAGCTGA
- a CDS encoding dihydrofolate reductase family protein, with amino-acid sequence MRKLVLGMFVSLDGFVSGPGGEADWIFKSGDDATDEWIVDHLWQAGLIAMGSRSYRDMATFWPSSDLPFAAPMNAIPKVVFTRKGLAGAPGGQATTARTDAERAQRESEPAAPVQGSWANPMVASGDLSDEVARLKTQPGKDIRALGGASFAQALAASGLIDEYHLLVCPVALGQGVSLFSGLSKPVDFQLVGTRTFGGGAISLVYRPA; translated from the coding sequence ATGAGGAAATTGGTGCTGGGAATGTTCGTCTCACTCGATGGCTTTGTCAGCGGCCCGGGCGGCGAAGCTGACTGGATCTTCAAGTCTGGAGACGACGCGACGGATGAGTGGATCGTCGATCACCTGTGGCAGGCGGGCTTGATCGCCATGGGCAGCCGCTCCTACCGCGACATGGCGACCTTTTGGCCCTCCTCTGACCTGCCATTCGCCGCCCCGATGAACGCGATTCCCAAGGTCGTGTTCACGAGGAAGGGCCTTGCTGGTGCGCCGGGCGGTCAGGCGACGACGGCAAGGACTGACGCCGAGCGCGCGCAACGTGAGTCAGAGCCAGCCGCGCCGGTCCAGGGCTCCTGGGCCAACCCCATGGTCGCGAGTGGTGACCTTTCCGACGAAGTCGCTCGACTCAAGACGCAGCCCGGCAAAGATATCAGGGCGCTCGGCGGCGCCAGTTTTGCTCAGGCTCTTGCAGCCAGCGGTCTCATCGACGAATATCACCTCTTGGTCTGTCCGGTCGCGCTCGGCCAGGGTGTCTCCCTGTTTTCCGGGTTGTCCAAACCCGTCGACTTCCAACTCGTGGGCACCAGGACGTTCGGCGGTGGCGCGATCTCGCTGGTTTATCGTCCGGCTTGA
- a CDS encoding TetR/AcrR family transcriptional regulator, with protein MSKKSERRSERATYRHGDLHGALVRAGLDLARDGGPEAVVLREATRRAGVAPSAAYRHFADREALLAAVCSAAQAEFARAIEAEQAAVDPGLAGVALARARFWAVGLGYMGFARREPGLFQAAFWLSRDLNRATSPERRGETGLTPFELLGAALDGLVAAGVLPPERRPGAELLAWSAVHGLATLRTEGPLGGLPADQIEALERRLVESVERGL; from the coding sequence GTGTCGAAGAAGAGCGAACGAAGATCCGAGCGGGCCACCTACCGGCACGGCGACCTACACGGCGCCCTGGTACGCGCGGGCCTCGACCTCGCCCGCGACGGCGGCCCGGAGGCGGTCGTGCTGCGCGAGGCCACCCGCCGCGCCGGGGTGGCCCCCAGCGCCGCCTATCGCCACTTCGCCGACCGCGAAGCGCTGCTCGCCGCCGTCTGCTCTGCGGCCCAGGCGGAGTTCGCCCGCGCCATTGAGGCCGAGCAGGCGGCGGTTGACCCCGGACTAGCGGGGGTGGCGCTGGCCCGGGCGCGGTTTTGGGCGGTGGGGCTCGGCTATATGGGGTTTGCCCGACGCGAGCCGGGCCTCTTCCAGGCCGCCTTCTGGCTGTCGCGCGATCTCAACCGGGCGACCAGCCCGGAGCGGCGGGGCGAGACCGGTCTGACCCCTTTTGAGCTGCTGGGCGCGGCCCTGGACGGCCTGGTCGCGGCTGGCGTACTTCCACCAGAGCGGCGCCCGGGGGCGGAGTTGCTGGCCTGGTCGGCGGTGCACGGCCTGGCCACCCTGCGCACCGAGGGGCCGCTGGGCGGGCTGCCTGCCGACCAGATCGAGGCCCTCGAGCGGCGGCTGGTGGAGTCGGTCGAGCGCGGCTTGTGA